One part of the Rutidosis leptorrhynchoides isolate AG116_Rl617_1_P2 chromosome 1, CSIRO_AGI_Rlap_v1, whole genome shotgun sequence genome encodes these proteins:
- the LOC139885985 gene encoding putative multidrug resistance protein, producing MGTRKKKKVGIFRYAEGYDKFLMFWGVLGSIGDGLQVPLTMYVLSGIINQYGDPNIHITFSLVDKYSLRLIYVAFFVGLSAFVEGLCWARTSEKQTSRMRLEYLKSVLNQEVGFFDTQEAGSSTTYEVVSTITADSNAIQVTIGEKIPDTIANLSAVFFCHVFAFTLSWKLTVATFPFTVMFLIPALGFSKVVMDLGVKMVTSYGAAGSIAEQAISSIRIVYSYVGEHQVLNKFSNALQTTTKLGIKQGLARGLMLGSMAIIYVNWAFQAWVGSLLITKHGAKGGDIFVAGFLILMGGVYVLISLPFISAVLESKVAVTRINEMIDKNPTMDSEDNKGRALSHVRGLIELKGIHFNYPSRPDAPILQGLNLRIPANKTVGLVGGSGSGKSTIVSLLQRFYEPKEGEILLDGHDIKKLHLKWLRSQMGLVNQEPILFATSIKENILFGKEGASFDDVVAAAKDANAHDFIIKFPDGYETNVGQFGTQLSGGQKQRVAIARALIRDPKIMLLDEATSALDTESERVVQKAIDQALVGRTTIVIAHRLTTIRRANLIYVLQSGKVVESGSHDELMQINGGQYFKMVELQLSAAPGPEYKSPHRLSVSASPRSAKSSPHSTPLLNGFSPGFSVSTPYSVEFNASYDGYYEDNFDKQSHPKPSQFRLLKMNAPEWVAALWGCLGAIGCGAVQPINAYCIGAVINIYFQVDKSTIVDHARKYSYIFLGVGILNVFSSVVQHYFFAVMGEKLTTRVREKLLEKLLTFEIGWFDRDENTSASICAMLSSEANMVRSLVGDRLSLLSQALFSALIAYSLGLVLSWRLTVVLLLAQPFLIGSLYARRVLMKSLSGKSQKAQMEGSQLASEAVINHRTITAFSSQKRVVSLFKDTLRGPKEESTRQSYYSGIGLFSSQFLTTVSTALAFWYGGRLLINGKLEPVKLFQAFMVLLLTAYTIADAGRLTKDISRGSDAVSSVFAILDKLTQIDPDSSRGRECKDGNIRGRVEFRNVFFAYPSRSDHMVFNGLNLKIKQGTSVALVGPSGSGKSTVIGLMERFYDPLKGAVYIDEKDIKEYNLRGLRSHIALVSQEPTLFAGTILENIAYGKPNATESEIMNAAALANAHEFISGMKDGYETYCGERGVQLSGGQKQRIALARAIIKNPAILLLDEATSALDTMSESLVQEALEKMMNGRTCIVVAHRLSTIQNSESIAVIKDGKVVERGCHSELLLIRGGTYSNLVKMQISDSPLRQ from the exons ATGGGAACCAGAAAAAAGAAAAAAGTTGGTATTTTTAGGTATGCAGAAGGGTATGACAAGTTTTTAATGTTTTGGGGAGTACTCGGAAGCATTGGAGATGGATTGCAAGTCCCGTTAACAATGTATGTTCTTAGCGGTATCATCAATCAATATGGCGATCCAAATATCCACATTACCTTTTCTTTGGTCGATAAG TATTCACTCAGGTTGATATATGTTGCATTTTTTGTTGGGCTAAGTGCTTTTGTGG AAGGACTTTGTTGGGCAAGGACTTCTGAGAAACAGACTTCTCGTATGAGACTTGAGTACCTTAAATCGGTCCTTAATCAAGAAGTTGGTTTCTTCGACACCCAAGAGGCGGGTTCCTCCACTACTTACGAAGTTGTTTCAACTATCACCGCTGATTCTAATGCGATCCAAGTCACCATTGGTGAAAAG ATACCGGATACTATCGCCAACTTGTCAGCCGTCTTCTTCTGCCACGTGTTTGCATTTACATTATCATGGAAACTTACAGTAGCCACCTTTCCATTCACCGTAATGTTCCTTATACCAGCTCTAGGATTCAGTAAAGTGGTGATGGATCTCGGAGTGAAAATGGTTACATCGTACGGTGCAGCCGGTAGTATTGCAGAACAAGCAATTTCCTCCATAAGAATTGTATATTCCTACGTTGGAGAACATCAAGTACTCAATAAATTCAGCAACGCACTTCAAACCACAACAAAACTAGGAATAAAACAAGGGTTAGCTAGAGGATTAATGCTTGGAAGCATGGCAATCATTTACGTTAATTGGGCGTTTCAAGCTTGGGTTGGATCTCTTCTCATTACTAAACATGGAGCCAAGGGCGGTGACATTTTCGTCGCTGGTTTTTTAATCCTCATGGGTGGAGT GTATGTCTTGATTTCGCTCCCATTTATTTCTGCTGTTTTGGAGTCAAAAGTAGCTGTCACTCGAATCAACGAGATGATAGACAAAAATCCAACAATGGACTCTGAAGATAATAAAGGAAGAGCTTTATCGCACGTGAGAGGGCTAATCGAGCTCAAAGGAATCCACTTTAACTACCCATCAAGGCCTGATGCACCAATTCTACAAGGGCTAAATCTTAGAATACCGGCTAATAAAACCGTTGGTCTTGTTGGAGGTAGCGGTTCGGGTAAGTCGACAATTGTGTCGTTACTTCAAAGATTTTATGAGCCGAAAGAGGGTGAGATTTTATTGGATGGACATGATATAAAGAAACTTCATCTCAAATGGTTGAGATCACAAATGGGTCTGGTTAATCAAGAACCAATTCTGTTTGCAACTTCTATTAAAGAGAATATATTGTTTGGGAAAGAAGGTGCTTCTTTTGATGATGTTGTAGCTGCAGCTAAAGATGCAAATGCACATGACTTTATTATTAAGTTTCCAGATGGCTATGAAACTAAT GTTGGGCAATTTGGGACTCAATTATCAGGAGGGCAAAAGCAACGAGTTGCAATTGCTAGAGCGTTAATACGAGATCCTAAAATCATGCTCCTTGACGAAGCAACAAGTGCACTCGACACAGAGTCAGAACGGGTCGTTCAAAAAGCCATTGACCAGGCGTTAGTGGGCCGAACCACTATTGTAATTGCACACAGGCTCACGACAATTAGGCGGGCCAATCTGATCTATGTGCTTCAGTCAGGAAAAGTAGTCGAATCAGGCTCACATGATGAGCTTATGCAAATAAATGGTGGTCAATATTTCAAGATGGTTGAGTTGCAATTATCAGCAGCCCCGGGGCCCGAATACAAAAGCCCACACAGACTCTCGGTTTCAGCTAGCCCGAGAAGTGCTAAATCGAGTCCACATAGCACCCCGTTGCTGAACGGGTTCAGCCCGGGGTTCTCAGTTAGTACACCGTATTCGGTTGAATTCAATGCGTCTTATGATGGTTACTATGAAGATAACTTTGACAAACAATCTCACCCAAAACCTTCTCAATTTCGTTTATTGAAAATGAACGCGCCCGAGTGGGTCGCAGCCTTATGGGGATGCTTAGGTGCTATTGGTTGTGGTGCTGTACAACCCATTAATGCATACTGTATAGGTGCCGTGATCAATATCTACTTTCAGGTTGATAAGTCCACCATTGTTGATCATGCAAGAAAATATTCTTACATTTTCTTAGGTGTCGGGATTTTAAACGTCTTCTCTAGCGTCGTCCAGCATTACTTTTTCGCTGTGATGGGCGAGAAGTTGACCACACGGGTACGCGAAAAGCTTCTCGAGAAACTTTTGACTTTCGAGATCGGATGGTTTGACCGTGACGAGAACACGAGTGCGTCTATTTGTGCAATGTTATCGTCCGAAGCTAATATGGTCCGGTCACTTGTTGGAGACCGTTTATCATTACTATCACAAGCGTTATTCAGCGCTCTTATTGCTTACTCTTTAGGGTTAGTACTATCATGGAGACTGACAGTTGTGTTACTTTTAGCACAACCGTTTTTAATAGGAAGTTTGTATGCTAGGAGAGTATTAATGAAGAGTTTATCGGGAAAATCTCAAAAGGCTCAAATGGAAGGAAGTCAGTTAGCTAGTGAGGCCGTTATAAACCACAGAACAATAACCGCTTTTTCTTCTCAAAAACGGGTGGTTAGCCTCTTTAAGGACACGCTACGAGGCCCGAAAGAAGAGAGTACAAGGCAGTCGTATTATTCAGGGATCGGGCTTTTTAGCTCCCAATTTTTAACGACAGTTTCAACGGCGTTAGCATTTTGGTACGGGGGAAGGTTATTAATAAACGGGAAATTAGAACCCGTGAAGCTTTTTCAAGCATTTATGGTGTTGCTATTAACAGCATATACCATAGCTGATGCAGGGAGACTAACGAAAGATATATCGAGAGGAAGTGATGCCGTTAGTTCTGTCTTTGCAATTCTTGACAAGTTAACCCAAATCGATCCTGATAGTTCACGAGGGCGTGAATGTAAAGACGGAAACATAAGGGGTCGTGTTGAGTTTAGAAATGTGTTTTTCGCTTATCCATCTAGATCTGATCATATGGTTTTTAATGGATTGAACCTCAAGATAAAACAAGGAACTTCTGTGGCACTTGTGGGCCCGAGTGGATCGGGGAAATCTACAGTCATTGGATTGATGGAGAGATTTTATGACCCGTTGAAAGGGGCGGTTTATATTGATGAAAAAGACATAAAGGAGTATAACTTAAGAGGGTTGAGGTCACAcattgcattagtgagtcaagagcCAACTCTATTTGCAGGGACCATTCTTGAAAACATTGCTTATGGGAAGCCAAATGCTACAGAATCCGAAATTATGAATGCTGCAGCTCTTGCTAATGCTCATGAATTCATAAG TGGAATGAAAGACGGTTACGAAACGTACTGTGGTGAAAGGGGTGTACAGCTATCGGGAGGTCAAAAACAAAGAATAGCATTGGCTCGAGCCATTATCAAGAACCCTGCAATTCTATTGTTAGATGAGGCAACCAGTGCTCTTGATACCATGTCAGAAAGTTTAGTTCAAGAAGCACTAGAGAAGATGATGAATGGGCGAACGTGTATTGTGGTGGCCCACCGTCTCTCCACAATACAAAACTCTGAATCCATTGCTGTAATTAAAGATGGGAAGGTTGTTGAACGAGGATGTCATTCTGAACTTTTATTAATACGTGGGGGAACATACTCGAATCTTGTGAAAATGCAGATCAGCGACTCACCTTTACGTCAATAA
- the LOC139851648 gene encoding uncharacterized protein: protein MAPAIPRSGDAIFANVERVNAELFTLTYGAIVRQLITDLEEVEEVNKQLDQMGYNIGIRLIDEFLAKSNVTRCVDFRETAEVIAKVGFKMFLGVTASVTNWDTEGTCCSLILEDNPLVDFVELPDTCQGLYYCNILSGVVRGALEMVSMKTEITWIRDMLRGDDAFELQVKLLKQLPEEYPYKDDE, encoded by the exons ATGGCTCCTGCGATTCCGAGATCCGGTGATGCAATTTTCGCTAACGTAGAGCGCGTG AATGCTGAGCTATTTACGTTGACGTATGGGGCGATTGTACGGCAATTGATTACGGATCTGGAGGAGGTTGAGGAAGTTAATAAGCAGCTAGATCAAat GGGTTACAATATTGGAATCCGGCTGATTGACGAGTTCCTTGCGAAATCTAATGTTACAAGATGTGTTGATTTTAGGGAGACAGCTGAAGTCATTGCTaag GTTGGGTTTAAAATGTTTTTAGGGGTGACTGCATCTGTGACTAACTGGGATACAGAAGGAACGTGTTGCAGTCTGATTTTGGAGGATAACCCACTTGTAGACTTTGTTGAGCTTCCGGATACCTGTCAAGGTTTATACTACTGTAACATTTTAAGTGGAGTTGTCAGAGGAGCTCTAGAGATG GTATCTATGAAGACTGAAATCACATGGATCAGGGATATGCTTAGAGGAGATGACGCATTCGAGTTACAAGTGAAGCTTCTTAAACAACTTCCAGAGGAGTATCCATACAAAGATGACGAGTAA